The Candidatus Tisiphia endosymbiont of Dascillus cervinus genome contains the following window.
ATTGTTATTTTTATTGTCTAATAAGTTATTAGCTAAAGCTACAATAGTAGACACATCAAGTAGGGGCATTGCTATAATATTAGATAACTTTTCATTATCTTGCGAACAAAACACGACCTGACCATTATGCTCCCAATCAATTAAATCTTGTACTTTCTTATTTTCATTAACTTTTAAATTATCAAACACTAATAACCATTTATTAGTAGCAGTTAAATATGATATTACTTCTTTTTTTGCTAAAGCAACTTCTTCAGATATATTACAAAACTTACGCTATGAGAAAAAAAATGGTACATTATGTTGAGTATAATTTACAAATGCCAAGAGGATAAAATTGCAAGCAATACCAGTTAATAGGACAGATTACTGTCAATTTCTAATAGTGAGTCAAAAGAATTATAGTTTGACCTACTATGCTGAACATGCCAAAAAATGTAGCCATGATGTTATTAATAGATTTTTAAAAAATGAAAAATATACACCTTCTTTGTTATGGGAACATATTAAGGATGATGTTATTTTATCGCCTAACGGATATACAATATTTGATGATACGGTGTTAAATAAAAGAAATACCAAGAAAATAGAAGTTGCTAGATCACAGTACAGTGGGGCTACAGGTGGTATTACTACTGGTATAGGAGTAGTAAGTTTGGTATATTATAATCCGGATATTAATAAGTTTTGGGTAATAGATTACCGAATTTTTTCGCCCGAACATGATGGAGCGACAAAAGTAGAACACCTATTAAATATGTTAAATAATGCTGTGTATAGCAAAAAGATTCCTTTTCAAACTGTGCTTTTTGACACATGGTATGCTACGCATAAAATTATGCAACATGTTGATTCCTTGGGTAAATATTATTATGCTCCTATTAAAGCAAATAGAAACGTTACTAAAACTTCCTCTTCTAAGCCTTATAAAGCTGTTAGCAAGTTAACGTTTTCAGATGAGGAAATTAAGAGCGGAGTGGAGATTCATATAAAGGGCTTTGCAAAAGATAAGCATGTTAATTTGTTTAAACTTACTGTTTCTACCAACAGAGTTGATTATATTGTTACCAATAACAAAACTCAAAAATCTTCTAAAGCCGTACAAGATGAGTGTGGCTTTCGTTGGGTAATTGAGAGCATGCATAGAGAAATCAAGCAACTTACCGGTATAGAACGATGCCAATGCAGAAAACAACGCATCCAGCGTAATC
Protein-coding sequences here:
- a CDS encoding transposase — protein: MQAIPVNRTDYCQFLIVSQKNYSLTYYAEHAKKCSHDVINRFLKNEKYTPSLLWEHIKDDVILSPNGYTIFDDTVLNKRNTKKIEVARSQYSGATGGITTGIGVVSLVYYNPDINKFWVIDYRIFSPEHDGATKVEHLLNMLNNAVYSKKIPFQTVLFDTWYATHKIMQHVDSLGKYYYAPIKANRNVTKTSSSKPYKAVSKLTFSDEEIKSGVEIHIKGFAKDKHVNLFKLTVSTNRVDYIVTNNKTQKSSKAVQDECGFRWVIESMHREIKQLTGIERCQCRKQRIQRNHISCAFLVWAFLKRTAHKIGKTVYQIKLGLLDHYMQQQLRSPSLRYLEPYIA